In the Carboxydothermus hydrogenoformans Z-2901 genome, one interval contains:
- a CDS encoding IS110-like element ISChy1 family transposase yields MARVVFAGIDVSALKCDLVCLDEQGQQLAPVKSFPNSLEGASAMVEVLDGLAHKFNIQQLHIGLEATSIYSVHLRQFLLDSPKLKPYSTKVYEINPVMVASFKKAFGTKRPKTDALDAYVIAERVRFGHLTPCSRETIVTEPLRQLTRLRLHLVEMVTAEQNRALNLLFLKFSNYHQDKPFSQTFGKASLAVLQEFTPDELIEMPLEELAEFIQSHGNNKLASPENMAKALKQAARRAYRLNPKMLAACEVALSLTLQNIDHLKRQLKQLDKVICRELEAIPQTLTSVKGLGPISAAGIIAEIGDIKRFKDQAALAQYAGLTWTRYQSGDFDAEERRLTKSGNRYLRYYLVQAANSLRVHNEEYKAYYQSKYHEVTKHQHKRALVLTARKLVRLVFALLSKGQIYKGTVMK; encoded by the coding sequence AGGGCAACAGCTCGCCCCAGTTAAGTCTTTTCCTAACAGCCTCGAAGGCGCTTCTGCTATGGTTGAGGTGCTGGATGGTCTCGCCCATAAGTTTAACATCCAGCAACTTCATATAGGGTTGGAGGCCACCTCTATCTACAGCGTCCATCTCCGTCAGTTCCTCCTGGACTCCCCAAAGCTTAAGCCATACTCCACCAAGGTCTATGAAATAAACCCCGTCATGGTGGCCAGTTTTAAGAAGGCCTTCGGTACCAAGCGCCCTAAAACAGATGCCCTCGATGCTTACGTTATCGCAGAACGGGTGCGCTTCGGCCATCTTACCCCTTGTAGCCGGGAAACTATAGTGACTGAACCTTTGCGCCAGCTCACCCGCCTGCGCCTACACCTCGTGGAAATGGTGACGGCCGAGCAGAACCGAGCCTTAAATCTCCTCTTCCTTAAGTTTTCTAATTATCACCAGGACAAGCCTTTTAGTCAAACTTTCGGTAAGGCCTCCCTGGCGGTATTACAGGAATTTACACCAGATGAACTTATAGAAATGCCATTGGAAGAGCTGGCAGAGTTCATCCAGTCCCATGGTAACAACAAATTAGCCTCACCTGAGAATATGGCTAAGGCCCTCAAACAGGCTGCCCGCCGCGCCTACCGCCTTAATCCTAAAATGCTCGCAGCTTGTGAGGTGGCTCTTTCTCTTACTCTGCAGAATATTGACCACCTCAAAAGGCAGCTTAAACAACTGGATAAAGTCATTTGCCGGGAGTTAGAAGCCATACCTCAAACTCTGACCAGCGTAAAAGGCCTCGGTCCCATCTCGGCTGCTGGTATTATAGCCGAAATTGGCGATATCAAACGTTTCAAAGATCAAGCCGCTCTGGCTCAATATGCCGGCCTTACCTGGACCCGCTACCAATCAGGTGATTTTGACGCCGAAGAACGCCGCCTGACAAAAAGTGGCAACCGGTACCTGCGTTACTACCTGGTCCAGGCCGCCAACTCGTTGCGGGTGCACAACGAGGAGTATAAGGCCTACTACCAGAGCAAGTATCACGAAGTTACCAAGCATCAACATAAGCGAGCGCTGGTTCTAACTGCCCGCAAATTAGTAAGGCTGGTCTTTGCCCTGCTGAGCAAAGGCCAAATCTACAAAGGGACGGTGATGAAATAG